Below is a genomic region from Pseudazoarcus pumilus.
TACGATAACGCGCACGCTGGAGCCCAATTGCCCAATCATCCGCCTGTCGCTCGGGAATGTCGTTTTGGGGTTGATTAACCACAGCCAGGAATCTCTCCGAAGGTTGGCATTGCTCACCATTATAGTCAGTTGTCGTAGCTATAACTTTTCCGGAGTACGGGGCTGAGTGCAAGACATCAGCGATAGACAGCCAGCTGCTGCGCCTGCTCACCCGTGAGCGTCACATCCGAGAACTGCAGGTACTCGATGAACTTGCTGGTGTCCGAGAAGTGCTTGCGCAGCGTCACCGCCTGACCGGCACCCACCTCCACGGTCAGGTCATCTCCGTCGCGGAAGAAGTTGGCCATGGCCGATTCGATTTCGTGGAACATTACCCGGTCGGCACTACCGCCGGTGTCGAGCACCGTGTCGTGACCGTCGCCGTACAGGAAGTTGTAGATGTCGTCCCCGAGGTTGCCGTAGAGCGTGTCATTACCTGTGCCGCCGAACAGCTCGTCCGCGAGATTGCCTCCGTGCAGGGTGTCATTGCCACCCTCGCCATGCAGGGTGTTCGAGTAGTGATTCACGCCGGAGATGGATTCTCCGGATTCGGTGCCATGCACTTCGAGCGCCAGCAGCGACAGGTCCAGATTGCGCCAGACCGTGCCCGGGGCGGCCTCGAACTCGACCCGCTCGACCTGTCGGCCGTTATTGGGCGAGAACCACTGCTTGAAGGTAACACCGTCAGTGCCGTTGGCGTGCTCGAACACCAGGTCGTTCGAGATGCGCCGCACGGTGAGGTCCGCCGGGTCGATGTTCGGACCAAAGCGCAGGATATCCTCCTGGCCGTTCGGCTGGCCGGTCACCTCGATTTCCTCGATGGTGTCGTGCCCGTCACCGAGGTTGAACAGGTACAGGTCCGCGCGCGAGGTCCCGCGCAGGGTGTCGTTGCCCGTGCCGCCCTCGTAGACGTTGCCGGCGCCCGGGTCCTGATAGCCGGTCGGAGCGTAGGACGTGCGGTAATCGCCTGCGTCATGTGAGCCGGGTACACCGCCGAGCGTGTCGTGTCCGGCTCCGCCGTAGAGGTAGTCCTGGCCCCGGCCGCCATCGAGCGTGTCGTTGCCTTCACCACCGTGCAGTTCATCCTCACCATCGCCGCCGACAAGGATGTCGTTACCCGTGCCCCCGAAGAGCAGGTCATCCCCTGCATACCCGCGAAGCCGGTCATCGCCGGCCCCGCCGTGAAACTCATCCGAAAAGGCATGCGCCCCAATACCGGAAATCGTGTCATTGCCCTCGGTGCCGTGCAGGGTCAGGCCCCATTCGGTGAGTTGCAGGTTTGTCCAGACCGTGCCGTCGGCAAACTCGATGCGCTCGACCTGGTTTTTGCTTGAACCGACCGTCGTGTACCAGTTCTTGAGGGTAATGCCGTCGGTGCCGTTGGCGTGCTCCAGCATCAGGTCCGTGCCTGAACGACGCACACGGATGTCGGCCGGGTCGATGTTCGGACCAAAGCGCAGGATGTCTTCCTGGCCGCCCGGCTGGCCGGTCACCTCGATTTCCTCGATGGTGTCGTGACCGTCGCCGAGATTGAACAGGTAGAGGTCCGCACGCGAGGTGCCTCGCAGGGTGTCGTTGCCGGTGCCGCCCTCATAGACGTTACCGGCGCCTGGGTCCTGGTAGCCGGTCGGCGCGTAGGAAGTGCGATAGTAGCCCGCGTCATGTGAGCCGGGCACACCACCGAGGACATCGTTCCCGGCTCCACCGAACAGGAAGTCGCGGCCACGCCCGCCGTCGAGTACGTCGTTACCTTCGCCGCCCATGAGGTAGTCGTCGCCGTCACCCCCATAGAGAGTGTCATTGCCTGTCTGCCCACTGAGGATGTCATCCCCCGCGTAGCCTGACAGCGTGTCGTCTCCCTCGCCGCCATACAGGACATCGGCCTCATTCGAACCGCGCAGGATGTCATTGCCCCCGTGGCCGTATATTGTGGTGGCCTGGGCGCTGGGTGCCTGCAGGGTCTCGCCGGACTCGGTGCCTTCCATGGTCGGCACTGGTCCGTCTGCGTCGTCAAACAGTGCGGTGATTTCGGCTTCGGTCCAGACACGGTCCCCGGCCTGGGTGTCTTCGGTCAGGCCCAGCGAGACCGTGCCGAGGCGTTTGCTCGTGGTCTGCGGGTCGAACCAGCCCATGATGGTGATGCCCTCGTAGGAGCCCAGAATGCGCACCTGCAGGTCCAGGCCCACCTTGTGGAAACTGACGTCGGACTCCAACAGGTCCGGCACGCCGTGCTCAACCCGGGCGATGAGGCGCAGCTCATCGACACCACCCTGTGTCTGGATGAAGTCCTGTCCGTCGCCCCTGCGGTAGAGGTAGCGGTCATCGCCCACTGAACCAGAGATTCGGTCGTTGCCCGTACCCCCGTCATAGACGTTGCCCGTTGAGCGGCGCTCATCGAGCGACTCATTACCGAGGCCTGCAGCATGGAAGCCAAGCCAGTCGTTACCTGCACCGCCGACCAGCCGGTCTGCGCCCGTGCCACCGTTAAGCACGTCATCTCCGGCACCGCCATACAGGCGGTCCGCGTCATGGCCACCCGAGAGCACGCTGCCGCTCGCAGAGGCAAACATCAGGTCCTTGGTGGCTACACCGACACGCGTTGCCCGAATCTCGGAGACGAGGCCATCGGAGTGCGTGACCCGCAGCGGCTCGGTGACCTGCGAAATTGGATTCTCCGCGTCGAGGAGCATGACTAGGTCGCCCTTGGCGTTCAAGGCGGTGCGCAAGGAAAAGGCCCGTGCCATATCGAGGCGGTAGTCTTCCCGCGACCACATTTCGTGGTTTGGGTCCGCAGCCTCCCCCATCTCCACAGCAATCGGGTGCCCACCACTCAGCGCCTTTCGAACGGCCTGCGATGTCTCGGCCAGTTGGGCGAGTTCCGGGGCACTCTTGTCGGCGAGCAGGGAGGCCTGGGCGTTTTCCAAAGCAGGCTTCAGCGCCTCGATTGAGCCGTAGAGAAATTCACGACCGGTTTCAGACGACAGGGGCACCCCTGTTGCTTCGGACAGCATCGCAAGCAGTGCCTCGGACCGCTGAGTGGACTGATGAGAGGCTGCGCGGAACGCCGCATTTGCCTGTGGTAGCGTCAATCCTTCGAGGAGACTCAAGACAGCCAGTGCATCCACAGAGGTTTCATTGCCGTGCCAGTCTGCCGGATTCCATGACTGCTCAATGGCATAGGGAATGCGCTCTCCGTATTGTGTAAATATCTCATCACTGGCGATAAGCTCGGGACCCTCGTCCGCAAAAGCGTTAATCATCTTGTGGGTGGAAAACTGGGAACCCTGCCCTGCGAGCGAGTCAAAGAGCTGGTCAGAAAACCCTGACCCCTCCCAAAAGCCTGCTCCGTTAAATGAGACCGCCGTGCCAATCTGGTTGGCAAACAGTCTTGCGGCGGCTTGGGTGAGATGTCCGCCAAGGCTCAAACCTGTCACGTCGAAAGGCTGCATACCTTCCGATTCGCTCATAAAAACACCGAGCCCACCTTCTTCTTTGTTGAAAGACTCAAGGCTCAAAGTAACTTCCGTGGTCTCCGCACCTGTGCTGTCTTCGATTATGTGGGCTTCAAGAAGCGGGCGATATTGGATGACATCGGAGCCTTGTACTGCATTGAGGCAAGAGACATAGTTAAACAAGCTGACAATCTGACCGACTGCGCACCCTATCGCCGGGTTGATGACTTCGGCGAAGTTTGTGGCGACCCA
It encodes:
- a CDS encoding calcium-binding protein, which codes for MTVIVSLGQLAQVAQAAYVRPDQNTGSLSEWLKLSPQTLFSDSQANNFVNEYELVHQQPNDVTGFSATVFREKSTGRLILSCRGSEDGQNGGLSYEDWVATNFAEVINPAIGCAVGQIVSLFNYVSCLNAVQGSDVIQYRPLLEAHIIEDSTGAETTEVTLSLESFNKEEGGLGVFMSESEGMQPFDVTGLSLGGHLTQAAARLFANQIGTAVSFNGAGFWEGSGFSDQLFDSLAGQGSQFSTHKMINAFADEGPELIASDEIFTQYGERIPYAIEQSWNPADWHGNETSVDALAVLSLLEGLTLPQANAAFRAASHQSTQRSEALLAMLSEATGVPLSSETGREFLYGSIEALKPALENAQASLLADKSAPELAQLAETSQAVRKALSGGHPIAVEMGEAADPNHEMWSREDYRLDMARAFSLRTALNAKGDLVMLLDAENPISQVTEPLRVTHSDGLVSEIRATRVGVATKDLMFASASGSVLSGGHDADRLYGGAGDDVLNGGTGADRLVGGAGNDWLGFHAAGLGNESLDERRSTGNVYDGGTGNDRISGSVGDDRYLYRRGDGQDFIQTQGGVDELRLIARVEHGVPDLLESDVSFHKVGLDLQVRILGSYEGITIMGWFDPQTTSKRLGTVSLGLTEDTQAGDRVWTEAEITALFDDADGPVPTMEGTESGETLQAPSAQATTIYGHGGNDILRGSNEADVLYGGEGDDTLSGYAGDDILSGQTGNDTLYGGDGDDYLMGGEGNDVLDGGRGRDFLFGGAGNDVLGGVPGSHDAGYYRTSYAPTGYQDPGAGNVYEGGTGNDTLRGTSRADLYLFNLGDGHDTIEEIEVTGQPGGQEDILRFGPNIDPADIRVRRSGTDLMLEHANGTDGITLKNWYTTVGSSKNQVERIEFADGTVWTNLQLTEWGLTLHGTEGNDTISGIGAHAFSDEFHGGAGDDRLRGYAGDDLLFGGTGNDILVGGDGEDELHGGEGNDTLDGGRGQDYLYGGAGHDTLGGVPGSHDAGDYRTSYAPTGYQDPGAGNVYEGGTGNDTLRGTSRADLYLFNLGDGHDTIEEIEVTGQPNGQEDILRFGPNIDPADLTVRRISNDLVFEHANGTDGVTFKQWFSPNNGRQVERVEFEAAPGTVWRNLDLSLLALEVHGTESGESISGVNHYSNTLHGEGGNDTLHGGNLADELFGGTGNDTLYGNLGDDIYNFLYGDGHDTVLDTGGSADRVMFHEIESAMANFFRDGDDLTVEVGAGQAVTLRKHFSDTSKFIEYLQFSDVTLTGEQAQQLAVYR